One region of Schistocerca gregaria isolate iqSchGreg1 chromosome 7, iqSchGreg1.2, whole genome shotgun sequence genomic DNA includes:
- the LOC126282522 gene encoding pre-mRNA-splicing factor 38B-like translates to MDGQQVCNDSKLYKKSASKEEKKNNVLQLWGNERTMNLNPLILENIRTSYYFKVNLRKLKTYHEVVDEIYYRVGHLEPWEKGSRNTTGLTALCGGVRGVGAGGIVSSAYCLLYKMFTLKMTRKQVNGLITHPDSPYIRGLGFMYIRYTQPPQDLWEWFEPFLNDKEEIDVKAGGGHVMTIGEMLKRFLTKLQWFSTFFPRIPQPIQQTIDRKLPVLTTRSLNEFRGNGTTRRNSFKEYHTAVKPEKEKTAISSKSCNSGKESSTSSKKRRHSFEYNVQNTNRRPKERRCN, encoded by the coding sequence ATGGATGGTCAACAAGTGTGTAATGATTCGAAGCTGTACAAAAAATCCGCAtcgaaagaagagaagaaaaacaaCGTATTGCAACTGTGGGGAAACGAACGTACAATGAATTTAAACCCACTCATCTTGGAAAACATACGAACTTCGTATTACTTTAAAGTGAATCTTCGCAAGTTGAAAACGTACCACGAAGTCGtcgatgaaatttattacagagttgGTCACCTAGAACCGTGGGAAAAAGGAAGCCGAAACACAACTGGGTTAACGGCACTGTGTGGAGGTGTTCGAGGGGTTGGTGCGGGAGGGATTGTATCATCAGCTTACTGCTTACTATATAAAATGTTTACGTTAAAAATGACTCGAAAACAGGTCAATGGTTTGATTACTCACCCTGATTCCCCTTACATTAGAGGTTTAGGTTTTATGTACATTAGATACACACAGCCTCCACAAGACTTATGGGAATGGTTCGAGCCGTTTTTAAACGACAAAGAAGAAATTGATGTAAAGGCAGGAGGGGGTCACGTCATGACAATAGGAGAAATGTTAAAAAGATTTCTGACAAAACTGCAATGGTTTTCCACATTCTTTCCACGAATTCCGCAACCAATACAACAGACGATCGATAGGAAATTACCGGTACTGACGACAAGGTCACTAAACGAATTTCGGGGCAATGGAACAACTCGGCGTAATTCTTTTAAGGAATATCATACAGCTGTAAAACCAGAAAAGGAAAAGACCGCCATTTCCTCGAAGTCGTGTAATTCAGGAAAAGAAAGTTCAACTAGTTCCAAGAAAAGGCGACATTCATTTGAATACAACGTCCAGAACACAAATAGAAGACCAAAGGAAAGAAGGTGTAATTAA